The following nucleotide sequence is from Pseudobutyrivibrio ruminis HUN009.
GTTTCTCTCTTTGTATGTAGCGCTAAATTGTATGCTTCCACCTTCTGGAGTGTATTTCACAGCGTTAGATAGAAGATTAGATAGAATCTGCTTAATTCTAATGTCATCACCAATCAATCCTGCAGGAAGATTTGGGTCGCAAGTAAATGAAAGCATTTGATTCTTCTGTGAAGAAAGGCCTGCAAACATGTGATAGCACTCTATCAAAAGGTGCTGAATGTTGTATTCCCCGGAAACAACTTCAAGCTTACCTGATTCAATCTTTGAGAAATCGAGCACATCATTTATTAAAGATGTAAGGTTCTTCGAAGCAACGTTGATGTTTTCGGCGTACTTCAAAATAGTTTCATCCTTGCATTCGCGACGAATCAGTTCATCCATACCGGAAATAATATTGATAGGAGTACGGATTTCATGAGAAATATTACTGATGAATTCTGACTTTGCTTTATTAGCAGCCTGTGCCTCATCGATAAGTCTGTTTTCCTCTGTAAGGTCTGTAGCTACGAGGATGTAGCACATTGGCTGGTTGCTTCGGTCAAATTTGCAAGAGAAATTGACTAGGATAACCTTGTTTGTCAACTTTGACGTCAATCGATAGTCAATTATATCTCCACTGGAGGCTTTTTCAAACATCTTCAGCGGTTCACCTGTTTTTAACTCAAAAATCTCCTTTAAACGAATACGATGTGGTTCATTATCAAGCCCCAGAAGTTTGTCAGCGTATTCATTGGATAGATTAAGATGATAGTTGGTGTCAAATACTAAAAGGCCAGTACCTAATGTAGAAAAAATGTCTTTACTGATACTGTTAACGGTGATGTTGAACATCATATAGTTGTTGGATGCAACAAAGAAAACAATAAATGCGAAAAGCATACCAGTGCAATAAAACACGTGGGTGAGATTAAAATCACTATCGTATATACGGAAATCTGGAATGCATGATGCAGCCAGAATCAAGTTTGAAACATATGCGAAAAATACGAGACGTTTTTCTCGTTTAAATCGAACATTTACAGCCCAAACGCAGGCGATTATGAACATAGAAATTCCCATTATAGTTAAGAACGTATAATGGAAAAGGTGTCGATATGGATCCAGACGGACATATGCGGTGTAGTTTTCATAGCGTACAAAAGTATCAGATTCTCTACTACCGAAAATTACAATATCGAATAGGGATGCCAGACCGGACAAACCGATAATCAAGTACTCTGCAAATCGGCTGAAATTCAAACAGCTGGTTACAAGAAGGATTTCAGCCATAAGATAAATATCGATTCCAATTAGCCCCAGCACTCTAAAATAGTATGCAAATCTAAGGTCTGGGCTGAGGGACATGATAGAGTATCCCATACAGCATAGACCATTTCCTAAGGCTAGCATGAACACCGAATATTTGAAAAATCCTTTAGTGTGTTTCTCCCTCTTTAAAAAGCTTGCACCAAGGTGCAGCGAGGTGGCTCCAGCCAGCAAAATTATTATGTTAATGTATGTAATATTGTTAATTAAAAGTTCCATAAAATCATTATATAAAATAATTTTCTGATTTTCATTATCAACTTGAGAAAATTGTGGTATCATTTCTTATACAAAGATATAGGGGGCCAATATGAGAGTTGCAGTAATAGATGACGAAAGTATATTTAGAATGCAATTGAAAATGATGGTAGAAAAACTTTCTGCGAGCAAGGAGATACCTCTAGAAGTTGAGGAATTCTCAAGCGGACCAGATTTTATCTCTGTTTTATCAGAAAGAAGATTCGACATTGTATTCATGGACATCTTCATGCCGGACATGGATGGCATAGAAGCAGCAAAAAAACTTAGAGAGATGACGGAGAGGACTTTCCTTATATTCATGACAGCGTCGGAAGGTCATTATCCAGATGCATTTTCACTACATGCATTTGACTACGTCACAAAACCATTTACAATAGAAAGAATAGATCAGGTTCTGACAGAGATAATTGAGCATACACCTATGGATGCAGCCTTTATTAAACTATCAGCTGGGCCGATAGATGAAAAGGTATATTTAAAGGATATTATCTCAGTAACAACAGATGGCCATTACCTGGAAATCAACAAGGATGATGGCACAACCAGCAGAGTCAGACTTACATCAGGCGAATTCTTGGATTTGGCTGGTGCAGACAAAAGATTCATCATGGTAAATCGCGGCATAATTATTAATATGGACTTTATTCATCACCTCGAGGGTGGCGATATTTACATGGATGATAAGAGTATATTCCCGATTTCAGCTCGTAAAGTATCGGAAATTTCTCAACAGATAAAGGATTATCAATTTAGTAATAGATAAAATATTTTAAGTTAGCCGTAATACTTTTGCCAGATTTTAATCAATCTTGCCAAGGGCGTTGCGTCTAACTTTTTTTATGTTACGCTATAAGCAGGGAATTTGGACTTTTTAAATTGAAAGGGCACAGAAAGTTATGAGGAGAGGTTCAGCAAAGGCTTTGGCAGCTGGATTATCTACAATTACATTAGCTGGTAGTATCGTATTTCCGATACAGGTAGAGGCTTCAGAGAATTCTGAAGGCTCTGTTGTTGTGCCTTCAGATACTAAAGAGCAGCAGGTTGTTTCGCCAGAGGAAGCTGCAGTAGAAAGTAGCGCTAGCGTAACTGAATCGGTCGCAGAGACACTTGCTGATGCAGATGTTTCTACAGAGGTAAGCGATGCAGTAGATGCAGGTGTGGTAGAGGAAAACGCTACTTCTGATTCACAGGCAATCACACAGGATATTACCGATGCAAACACTCAGGTTGCTGATGCAGCTACAGCAGTTTCAGGTGTGGCAGATGCAAAGGATTCCATGGATTCAAGCATTGCAGCAGCAGATGAAAGCCTTGCTTCAGCAAATGATACTGCTTCAGGCTTAGCACAGGTCACAGGCCAGGCTAGCGAAGTGGCAAATGCAGCAGCGGTTGCAGTGGCAGACACAAACACTGATCAGGAAAGTGCAGAAGCTATTATCGCAGATGCTACCGCCACTGTTGAGGAAGCAGAAAAGCAGTTCGCATCAGCAGAGGAAACTTATAACAACAAACTTTCAGAATACGAATCAGCTAAAGCTGAATACGAAGCTGCAGCTGAAGAATACAATAATAAAAAATCACAGGCTACATCAGATTTATCAGATGCAGAGGCTACACTTACAGACGCCCAGGAAAAGCTCGCTTCATTAGAAGAGCAGCTAGAGGCAGCAGGCCAGGACCTTGCAGCAGCTGGCGCCGATGCACTTATTGCAGCAGACGCAGATAAATCCGATGTCACATCATACATCGCTACGGTGGTAGAACATTACTACGCACCAAACACAGAGCTTGCTGATGGCCAGTCTGTTTCAAACTTTACAGTCACACCTTACAAAGGAAATGTTATTGGTATTTCATATGATATTGTGGATGCCGATGGCAATGTTGTACGTACTGTAAGCGCTAATTACGGATATACGGTAGATTACAAATCTGGCGAGGTTCGTATTTACGATAGAGATTTAGTATACGAATACCAGGACATCAACGGCAACACAGTGACTCTTACAAAGGAAGAGGCTGAGCAGTTGAAGGATGGCGTGATTGAGTATTCTTATTGGACTGCCACAGGATTTTATATTCCTAGTTATTATGGCTGGGTGATTGAATCAACTTATACTAAGCGTCCAGAAAACAGATGGACGTATAGTGATTTCAATGATTTGATTAAGTTCGAAGAAACAAAGGGAAGAGTAGTTACAAGTACAGCAGCAGAATATCCATATGGCTACTTCAGGTACTACCAAGGCACCAGCGTTTCATCCACTGTTAAGAACTCAAAATACACATCAGAGGACGACCTTAAAAATGCAATAGTTGATGATGCTAAGACTCAGAATAATGCTACAGGTGTTGCTTTTGATAAAAGCAAGCTATTAAACATTACAGAGCACAAAACAACAGCTGAGGCTTATGGTTACGAAGTAAATAATAATCAGGTATTTACAAGCGCATCCAAGGATTACGCTTCATATATATCAAAGATTACTGAAAAATATAATGCTTACAAAGCTCTTTCAGAGGCTGTCAGCTCAGCAAAGGCGGATTTTGAATCAGCCAAGCAGACAGTATCTAGCTTGAAGCAGCAGATTGCAGATTTAGATGCCGCAAGCGATATTAATACAGGAATGGAGCTTGCAAGACTTCAGGGTGAGCTTGAAAAAGCTCAGGCTGATTACGACATAGCAAAATCAAATCTGGCAGATGCAAAGGAAGCTTTAGCAACAGCAAAATCAACATATGAAGCCAGATTCAACACAGTTTCTTCTATAGTATTAGCTCCGGCAGATTCCGAAGAGGTTATCCAAGATGAAGAGGAAAACGAAGAGGAGGAGCTAGAGGAAGAAGAAATCGAAGATGAGGAATCAGTAGAAGAGATTCACATAATCACTTTCCCAAGTGGCAATGCTGGCGGATATGGATATGGTGGCGAGGCAGAGATTCCACAGGATCTGCCTGAGGAACCTGCACCAGAGGAAACAGTCACAATCGAAGAGGAACAGTCACCTACAGGAATCACCCTGGCAGGCCTCATGGAAAGAGGCAAATGGTTCGTCGGACTTGCAGGTGTTTCAACTGCAGGAGTTGGCGTTGGTATCCTCGAAGCAAAGCGCCGAGCAGCTATAAAGCTCATCGATAAATTAAATCAGTAATAGTTACTAACTAGTCAGCATATGCTGGCTAGTTTTTTTGTGGAAACATCTTGCCAAAAAATGTCACATTTTGCCAGCGTTATTGTACGTAACGATTTTCGGTGTTATATTTTATAACAGATGTTCACGCAACGTTCACATAACAATCATGGAATGTTAACAATGTGTAATGTACGGTTTAGGGAAAGGAATTTATACGTATGAAGAAGAATGTAGTAAAAGCAATGTCAGTTGGCTTATCAGCGATCACAATTGCAAGCTCACTTAGCGTACCTGTATTTGCAGAGGAGTCAACAGAAGGGGGACAGCCAGCGGATACAGGAGCGGTAGTTGAGCCAGTGGTTACACCATCGCCTGAAGCAGTAGTTGCTAATGATACAGCTACTCTTAATGCTAGTTACAACGGAGTACAGCCATCAGCAGATGTACAGCCTGCTACTCCTGCAGCACCATCAGCAGATGTACAGCCTGCTACTCCTGCAACACCATCAGCAGAGCCTGCTACTCCTGTAGCACCTAAAACTACTCTTGAAGAAGTTCAGGATGTTGTTGACGCAGCAGGGGACGAAGATATTACTTCTGACACATATGATAGTAAATATATTGAAGGTGGTTCTGTTACTTATGAAAAGGGAGCAGAAGCAGTTCAAGATGATGCACAGGCAGCTGGAACAGAGATTGCTAAAGCAGATTCTGATGCAGCAGATTTAAACCAGGCTGCAGAAGATATGGATACCGCAAATTCTCAAGCTGGTACAGCTTTAGTCGAAGCTACAGCTGCGGCTACTAGCGCAAATGGTGACATTACACAGGCTAATAATGATGTTAAGGCTGCGGCTCAGGCTGTTGCTACAGGAACAAAGGATGAAGCAGATAGTCTTATTGCAAAGGCAGAGTCTTCAGTAGCCAAGGCTGAAAAGAATTTTGAAACAGCCAAGAGTGATTATGAGACAAAATTGGAGAATTATAATCAGGCCGTTAAAGATTTAAATTCTGCTCGTCAAGAGTATATTACCAAGAAACAGAATCTTTCCGATGATTTAGATGCAGCAGAAAAAAAGCTTACTGCTGCAACTGATAAGCTCTCTGAGTTAAAGGCTGCTCTGGAAGATGCAGAGAAGGATTTTGCTAATGCTGGTGCTGATGCTATTCTTACAGCCGAGAAGAATAAAGATACAGATACAGCGGCTTATGTGGATGCAATTATGAGATATTATTACATCCCAACAGCATATGCAGATGTACTCACAAAGGACGAAAACGATAAAATAGATTTCGGTGCAGCTAAAATTACAGTTACAAAAGCAGATGACAAAGATGACAAGTATGACAAGTATGTAGTTTCTTATGTGGACAGCACTGGCAAGACAATTGAGAGAGAGTATACATATTCAATTAAGCAGGATGGCACTTTTGAAATCAACGAGATTCTTTACACTTATACAGTAAAAGATAATGATGGCACTACTACAGATTATGCTTTTACAAAGCAGGAAATGGAAGCAAAGGTATCCGCTCGTACTGCTGTAAAAAGATATGCTATCACGACGACAGTTGAAGGTGTTGAGAAAGTAGAATACAAGACTGCTGAAGAACTTAAAGAAGAGCAGTTGGCAAATACTCCTTTTGAATATGTTGTGCTCGGTAATAACGATAAAGATGCTGCAGATGATTATGCTGGAGAGATTACACACTTCTTTGATGAAAAGGGAAATTACATCAAGGCTGTTAAAGGCACAAACCTTAATGGAATTACTATTTATATTAACAATGAGCCAGTTGTTACTAAAGAGTACTTTGAAGATGCAGATGAAGCAGAAAGAATCAAGGAAGCTATCATTGGCTTAGTTGGTAGTGCAGAGTTTGAAGTTCTTCTAACAAAGAATACCACATACACAGCTGTAGGTAACTTTATTGCTAGATATACTGATGTAAAGAAAGTAAATAAGAATAACTTTGATGCCGCATGGAATCCAAACAAAGGCAAGGAATGTATTGATGATGTTAAAGGCTATGCACAAGGTAAAATAAAAGAAGAATATGGAAATAAGTATAAGTACTATAATTACAGCTACAAAACTGATGATGCTGCATGGACCAGCAAAGAGGTTAATAATTTAGGTCTTTCCATAGAGTATAATGTAAAAGGATCCTATGAAATATCTTATGATAAAGTAGCCCATATTGATAATCATTTCAACACATGGGGAGTGGTAGCTGATCAATTTAAAAAGATATATAACTTCTTTGGTGGTAATGCTAAATTGGCAGAGGATGAAGCTAGAGAAAATGCGAAAGCATATGTTGAAAGTATCGGTGGAATATATGTCGATTTTGATTGGGCTGACGGAAATTGGAAAAAGGCAAAAATATATTATGTGGCTGCAACAGATGTAGCAGATCAAACTACACACTATGACAAGCTAAAAGATGCTCAAGCTGCTGTTAATGAACAGCTCAAAAATATGGACGCAACTGGCATGGATGTAAGCAAAAGCAATGTCAAATATGAGGATTGGTATCAGGCTTCGTTAAGCTACAACAAGACAATCACAACATATAAAACAGAAAAGAAGAATGGTACTACACAGATTTCTGATGCGGAGGGTTCTGGTTACACAGCATTTATGGACAAAGTAAAGGCTTATGCGAAACTTCTTAAGGAAATTGATGACGCTCAGACAGCATTAGACGATGCGCAGAAAAAGGTAGATGCAATTCAGGCTAAGCTTGAAGAATTAGATAAGGATTCCGAGAAGGAAGAATTAGTTGCTGAATGGGAACAGCTTCTTACAATTGCAGAAAGTAATAAGAATAACGCTCAGAAGAATCTGGATGACGCTAAGAAAGCTCTTAATGATACAAAGAATGCATATGATGCTAAGTATCCTGCAATCTATATTCCAGCAGGTGAGCCTGTTAAATATCCATCAGTTACAACAGCAACAACTGTTGAAGAAGCAGATGAGGAAGTTATTCCTGATGATGCAGTACCTGCAGCAGGCCAGGCAAGAAGAGCTCGTAGAGCTAGAACAGTTGCAGCAAACGATAACACAACTACAATCAACGATGCTGAGACACCACTTGCAGGTGGCGATGCAGATGATGCAGTAGTTGAGGATACAGAAGATACAACAACAGTTGAAGAAGATTTAGTACCACTTGCAGGAGAAGCTCAGAAGGGATTCTTCGCAAGAACATGGTGGGGATGGTTACTCCTTATCATTGCAGTTCTTACAGGAACTACAGCATATGCTAAGAAGAAG
It contains:
- a CDS encoding hybrid sensor histidine kinase/response regulator produces the protein MELLINNITYINIIILLAGATSLHLGASFLKREKHTKGFFKYSVFMLALGNGLCCMGYSIMSLSPDLRFAYYFRVLGLIGIDIYLMAEILLVTSCLNFSRFAEYLIIGLSGLASLFDIVIFGSRESDTFVRYENYTAYVRLDPYRHLFHYTFLTIMGISMFIIACVWAVNVRFKREKRLVFFAYVSNLILAASCIPDFRIYDSDFNLTHVFYCTGMLFAFIVFFVASNNYMMFNITVNSISKDIFSTLGTGLLVFDTNYHLNLSNEYADKLLGLDNEPHRIRLKEIFELKTGEPLKMFEKASSGDIIDYRLTSKLTNKVILVNFSCKFDRSNQPMCYILVATDLTEENRLIDEAQAANKAKSEFISNISHEIRTPINIISGMDELIRRECKDETILKYAENINVASKNLTSLINDVLDFSKIESGKLEVVSGEYNIQHLLIECYHMFAGLSSQKNQMLSFTCDPNLPAGLIGDDIRIKQILSNLLSNAVKYTPEGGSIQFSATYKERNDNFLALVIQVKDNGIGIKEEDLPHIFENFQRFELSRNRTIQGTGLGLTITQNLVSLLHGVINVESTYQHGSTFTVEIPQQISNPEPIGELTDLDMRKKLTYTNSFIAPKARILAVDDVQMNLDVFVGLLKKTQIQIDTALNGPDALALSHKRKYDIIFLDHMMPEMDGIEVLKRIRANGASANLETPVVMLTANAMMGADKKYLENGFTDYLSKPIKPDALDEMVLKHLPEELIQAEEEPKADSNQEPEESEFIKSLSFIDAKAGLAFAAGDEDFYRQIVTTFVNEDKREALNSLLQKEDWANYQIIAHSLKGTALTIGAEDLSSAAKELEFAAKENKIDYIKSHHNDVIDQYGKLLEKLKNALQLSI
- a CDS encoding LytR/AlgR family response regulator transcription factor → MRVAVIDDESIFRMQLKMMVEKLSASKEIPLEVEEFSSGPDFISVLSERRFDIVFMDIFMPDMDGIEAAKKLREMTERTFLIFMTASEGHYPDAFSLHAFDYVTKPFTIERIDQVLTEIIEHTPMDAAFIKLSAGPIDEKVYLKDIISVTTDGHYLEINKDDGTTSRVRLTSGEFLDLAGADKRFIMVNRGIIINMDFIHHLEGGDIYMDDKSIFPISARKVSEISQQIKDYQFSNR